In the genome of Myxococcus stipitatus, one region contains:
- a CDS encoding putative Ig domain-containing protein, with translation MRFRRALALLLVLCLSACSGTQSPSLPDSGTPPPDGGGASLAVTTAVLADAYLGDTYAAHLTASGGTPPYAWSLASGALPSGLQLEAASLAGTPTTQGTSSFTLEVRDANGRTASAPFQLTVRAGLTITTTTLPDAYTDRAYGQALSAAGGQAPHTWSLVSGTLPPGLSLLATGVLDGTPSSAGTPSFTVRVTDALGASDTREVTLATFLPPSLGTLAPRSAYVRDNVTQPLNVLHGKAPFVFSSSGALPPGLTLASAGLLHGQPTQAGVFTFDVTARDANDRAASSPVTFTITALPAITTLTLPDGTRGAPYSQDLAVTGGAGTRTWALASGALPPGLALSAQGTLSGTPTSTGLTSFSVRVSDVNGRTDSRALSLEVSAPLAITHVPEDGYATTPYASALTASGGRLPLSWSIDSGTLPSGLTLASDTGVISGTLGAQPSTSALTLRVTDSRGRTHLREVSLQVYALPAVTGPSTSLEAYVGIAVSESYGVTGGKAPYAFDTTTALPSGLVLSAEGRLSGSPTAPGTFSTQVRVTDANGRTAFRTLALTLYESPSVTTTVLPEATRGEPYSTTLALSGGKAPYAWTLNRGALPSGLDLSSEGVISGTPTTVGTTSFDVVVEDASGTTATRTLELTTKEPAALFTVGHWNIEWFGADSNGPPDGPQLAHARDILNASGANVWGLVEMVDNADFDTLKSQLGAYQGFLANDPAYVSNTGTWYSSNEQKPGILYDSSLTLEGASLILTEHASLFAGRPPLRVDFTTTIHGAATPLVVIVLHMKAFDDETSYNRRRDASLELKKYLDTMPSTHVFVIGDWNDDVDRSISRVGGVYRPTPYENFLSDALHYTFITRALSERGEPTTTGYPDAIDHTLASDELAADYVSDSVRTLRPDLELPDYADAVSDHYPVISRYDFGGSGAVH, from the coding sequence ATGCGGTTCCGGCGCGCCCTGGCGCTCTTGCTCGTCCTCTGTCTCTCCGCGTGTTCCGGTACCCAGTCCCCCTCGCTCCCTGATTCGGGCACTCCGCCTCCCGACGGTGGCGGCGCGTCTCTCGCCGTCACCACCGCCGTCCTCGCGGACGCGTATCTCGGTGACACCTACGCCGCCCACCTCACGGCGTCTGGAGGCACGCCTCCCTATGCCTGGAGCCTCGCCAGCGGCGCGCTGCCCTCCGGCCTCCAGCTCGAAGCCGCCTCGCTCGCGGGCACGCCCACCACTCAAGGCACCTCGTCCTTCACGCTCGAGGTGCGTGATGCCAATGGCCGCACCGCCTCCGCGCCCTTCCAGCTCACCGTCCGCGCGGGCCTCACCATCACCACCACCACCCTCCCGGATGCCTATACCGACAGGGCCTACGGACAGGCCCTCTCCGCCGCCGGAGGACAGGCGCCACACACGTGGTCCCTCGTCAGCGGCACCCTGCCCCCAGGCCTCTCCCTTCTAGCCACGGGGGTCCTCGATGGCACCCCGTCCTCGGCGGGCACCCCGTCGTTCACTGTTCGCGTCACGGACGCGCTGGGTGCCTCGGACACGCGCGAGGTCACCCTCGCCACGTTCCTGCCGCCCTCGCTCGGCACGCTCGCGCCGCGGAGCGCCTATGTCCGCGACAACGTCACGCAGCCGCTCAATGTCTTGCATGGGAAGGCGCCCTTCGTCTTCTCGTCCTCGGGCGCGCTTCCGCCGGGACTCACGCTGGCCTCCGCGGGACTGCTTCATGGCCAACCCACGCAAGCAGGCGTCTTCACCTTCGACGTCACCGCGCGCGACGCCAATGACCGCGCCGCGTCCAGCCCCGTCACCTTCACCATCACCGCCCTCCCCGCCATCACCACGCTCACCCTTCCCGACGGGACGCGGGGCGCGCCCTACAGCCAGGACCTCGCCGTGACGGGAGGCGCGGGCACTCGCACGTGGGCGCTCGCCTCGGGGGCGCTGCCGCCAGGGCTCGCGCTCTCCGCGCAAGGCACGCTGAGCGGCACACCGACGTCCACCGGACTGACGTCCTTCAGCGTGCGCGTCTCGGATGTGAATGGACGCACCGACAGCCGAGCCCTCTCGCTGGAGGTCTCCGCTCCGCTCGCCATCACCCACGTCCCCGAGGACGGCTACGCCACCACCCCGTACGCCTCCGCGTTGACCGCGTCGGGAGGTCGCCTGCCCCTGTCCTGGTCCATCGACTCGGGCACGTTGCCTTCGGGCCTCACCCTCGCGTCGGACACGGGCGTCATCTCGGGAACCCTGGGCGCGCAGCCCTCCACCTCCGCGCTCACCCTTCGCGTCACCGACAGCCGGGGACGCACGCACCTGCGCGAAGTCTCCCTCCAGGTGTATGCGCTCCCCGCCGTCACGGGTCCCAGCACCTCGCTCGAGGCCTACGTCGGCATCGCCGTGAGCGAGTCCTACGGTGTCACCGGAGGAAAGGCGCCCTATGCCTTCGACACCACCACCGCGCTCCCGTCGGGGCTCGTGCTCTCCGCCGAGGGCCGCCTCTCCGGCAGCCCCACTGCACCAGGCACCTTCTCCACCCAGGTCCGCGTCACCGATGCCAACGGTCGCACCGCCTTCCGCACGCTCGCCCTCACCCTCTACGAGAGCCCCTCCGTCACCACCACCGTGCTCCCCGAGGCCACCCGCGGCGAGCCCTACTCCACGACGCTGGCCCTCTCCGGTGGCAAGGCGCCCTATGCATGGACGCTCAACCGAGGCGCACTCCCGTCGGGCCTGGACCTCTCCTCGGAGGGGGTCATCTCCGGCACGCCCACCACCGTGGGCACCACGTCGTTCGACGTCGTCGTCGAGGATGCCTCCGGCACCACGGCCACGCGCACGCTGGAGCTCACCACCAAGGAGCCGGCGGCGCTGTTCACCGTGGGCCACTGGAACATCGAGTGGTTCGGCGCGGACTCCAACGGTCCACCGGATGGGCCGCAGCTGGCGCACGCTCGCGACATCCTGAATGCCTCGGGCGCGAATGTGTGGGGGCTGGTCGAGATGGTCGACAACGCGGACTTCGACACGCTCAAGTCCCAGCTCGGCGCGTATCAAGGCTTCCTCGCCAATGACCCGGCCTACGTCTCCAACACGGGCACCTGGTACAGCAGCAACGAGCAGAAGCCCGGCATCCTCTACGACAGCTCCCTCACGCTCGAGGGTGCGTCCCTCATCCTCACCGAGCACGCGAGCCTCTTCGCGGGCCGCCCGCCCCTGCGCGTCGACTTCACCACCACCATCCACGGCGCGGCGACGCCGCTCGTCGTCATCGTCCTGCACATGAAGGCCTTCGACGATGAGACGTCCTACAACCGCCGGAGGGACGCGAGCCTGGAGCTCAAGAAGTACCTGGACACGATGCCGAGCACACATGTGTTTGTGATTGGCGACTGGAACGACGACGTCGACCGCTCCATCAGCCGCGTCGGTGGCGTGTACCGCCCCACGCCGTATGAGAACTTCCTCTCCGACGCCCTGCACTACACCTTCATCACCCGGGCCCTGTCGGAGCGCGGCGAGCCCACCACCACCGGGTATCCCGACGCCATCGACCACACCCTCGCCAGTGATGAGCTGGCCGCGGACTATGTCAGCGACTCCGTCCGCACGCTGCGCCCGGACCTCGAGCTGCCGGACTACGCCGACGCCGTCAGCGACCACTACCCCGTCATCAGCCGCTACGACTTCGGAGGGAGCGGCGCGGTGCACTGA
- a CDS encoding Ig-like domain-containing protein produces the protein MSSLGFFPLMWVLGATAPVAPSTPAAAELPFSPQAVIQQVQLSYRPEGKGFSGEHRTYRVTHEEGRLTVSPLAYQVNPGEPSRAGLSLGAAEVRRGTRLVRLEAPKAQVARDGSLQVSRGAMSEHFHNRVEGVEQSWHFSRMPTGRGALSVRVPVGGLEFQSSTASGLHFADAKSGAGLRYGLGTWIDAKGQRTQVIPSFQDGAIVLTVPEETLKASAFPAVLDPVLSPEFGIDQPVVSVELKDQHMPRVATDGTNFLVTWWDNRQTYTRLWSARVNSLGLLLEPGGMPIPNTPNCGDYALAYGAGYYVLACPRGMMRISADGVPEAPRAFPFNIRHVSFRTPDLAFNGTNFLLTWPGLSSNFPSAGGALYIALLSSTGDVVMHPKVISQYETEAQDAAVTAVGTSFRVVWSELTSYLLSVVVDGTTGAVGPREKEVYGGATSQARFPAVASNGEDYAFVYQYGDDTGEESVSVEGVIRHGDGGTSRFTLANSGQPERPDIAWVPDSGAYGVVWTNTRNHSQVRTEVHGAWVSPTGVISGSGQLSTTWDGHFHEGARIAAGAAGSMVVWQRGSTGMGIDVFGRRLEGGTPLNLGASANTQSEPAVAAGPDGYFVAWEDTRSYQWEFKDIYGARLGPTGEILDASGVLIARLVSPTNELTPAVAWNGKDWLVAWLERGAGTNPSSLRARRVSVAGQWVDSVPLTLGPTWSRPVTASGARGAVVAWQENGVKGVRATLVHDDGGVTVLNGLPPDSGTLEPSVVGSGSQYLVAWEEDGGVRAQRFSSLGVAQGSRIDVAPGRRPSVASDGTDFLVTYARDGGSGSHDFLAQKVTAAGQVATPPVVLGNSRAYLPPRPYATWSGTTYLTAWMGVDSSSRPSVQASRIARSGLPVDTASFSLFEGRPEAETDEEDFTGLGLASRGDGTVLAVTTRMDHTPFIQAQRVKARRADLRDVPRAMAASVTTAEDTAVTLTLTSADPTAEVTTYAISTPPPVDQGTVQLTGNVARFTPAPDYYGTTSFHFVARNSLGDSAPAKVTVQVTAVNDPPVLVVPSTLTFDEDATSTNTKHVLTGLVAGPANESGQSLTLTATSDKPSVVASVSRTAISSGRSTLTFVLAPNGHGTANVTVTLSDNGSPLLSRTQVIAVTVRPVNDAPVATGQSVLVGSGGRSFKLLGGDVDGDVLQYRVLTQPAHGTLSGTAPDLTFTPEAGFTGSTSFTFDVFDGKVASAAATVQLNITSASPVVTWTGVTEGDEGSAVPFSASATSTYGGPFTLTWAFGDGTTGTGAQTSHVFADDGDYTVSLSVADGVGLTTTQQKSYRIRNLPPVAAPVSKQSVSQGQVVELSLSAQDPGGARDPLSWMLLSGPGTLSTAGRYRVETVALAVGSHEVRALVSDDEGGTAMVSFTVEVLQAQAKLQAGSDASPGGGCTASGGVVAPWLVLAALGWARRRQARSVR, from the coding sequence ATGTCATCTCTTGGTTTCTTCCCGCTCATGTGGGTGCTGGGCGCCACGGCGCCGGTGGCTCCATCGACGCCGGCAGCCGCCGAGCTGCCCTTCTCACCCCAGGCGGTCATCCAGCAGGTCCAGCTTTCCTACCGGCCCGAAGGCAAGGGCTTCTCGGGCGAGCACCGGACGTATCGAGTCACCCATGAGGAGGGGCGGCTCACCGTCTCGCCGCTCGCCTACCAGGTGAATCCGGGGGAGCCCTCGCGCGCGGGGCTCTCGCTCGGCGCCGCGGAAGTCAGACGTGGCACCCGCCTGGTGCGCCTGGAGGCGCCGAAGGCCCAGGTGGCCCGGGACGGCTCGCTCCAGGTGTCGCGCGGCGCCATGTCGGAGCACTTCCACAACCGCGTGGAAGGCGTGGAGCAGTCGTGGCACTTCTCGCGCATGCCCACCGGGCGCGGCGCCTTGTCGGTGCGCGTGCCCGTGGGGGGCCTGGAGTTCCAGTCGAGCACGGCCAGCGGCCTGCACTTCGCCGATGCGAAGTCGGGCGCGGGCCTGCGCTACGGCCTGGGCACGTGGATTGATGCGAAGGGCCAGCGCACCCAGGTGATTCCGTCCTTCCAGGACGGCGCCATCGTGCTGACCGTGCCCGAAGAGACGCTGAAGGCCAGCGCGTTCCCCGCGGTGCTGGACCCCGTGCTGAGCCCGGAGTTCGGCATCGACCAGCCGGTGGTTTCGGTGGAGCTGAAGGACCAGCACATGCCTCGGGTCGCGACCGACGGCACGAACTTCCTCGTCACCTGGTGGGACAACCGTCAGACCTACACGCGGCTGTGGTCCGCGCGAGTCAACTCCCTGGGCCTGTTGTTGGAGCCGGGCGGCATGCCCATCCCCAACACGCCGAACTGTGGTGACTACGCGCTGGCCTATGGCGCGGGGTACTACGTGCTCGCGTGTCCGCGCGGGATGATGCGCATCTCCGCCGACGGTGTGCCCGAGGCGCCTCGGGCCTTCCCCTTCAACATCCGGCACGTCTCCTTCCGGACGCCGGACCTCGCCTTCAACGGAACGAACTTCCTGCTCACCTGGCCGGGCTTGAGCAGCAACTTCCCGTCGGCGGGCGGCGCCCTCTACATCGCGCTGCTCTCGTCCACCGGCGACGTGGTGATGCACCCGAAGGTGATTTCCCAGTACGAGACGGAGGCCCAGGACGCGGCCGTCACCGCGGTGGGCACCTCGTTCCGGGTCGTCTGGAGCGAGCTGACCTCGTACCTGCTCTCGGTGGTGGTGGATGGGACGACGGGCGCCGTGGGCCCGCGCGAGAAGGAGGTCTACGGAGGCGCCACCAGTCAGGCCCGCTTCCCGGCCGTCGCGAGCAACGGCGAGGACTACGCCTTCGTCTACCAGTACGGAGACGACACGGGAGAGGAGAGCGTGTCGGTGGAGGGGGTCATCCGGCACGGGGATGGTGGGACCAGCCGCTTCACCCTGGCGAACAGCGGACAGCCGGAGCGCCCCGATATCGCCTGGGTGCCCGACTCCGGCGCGTATGGCGTGGTCTGGACCAACACGCGCAATCACAGCCAGGTGCGCACCGAGGTCCATGGCGCGTGGGTGAGCCCCACGGGAGTCATCTCCGGAAGCGGGCAGCTCAGCACGACCTGGGATGGCCACTTCCATGAGGGCGCGAGAATCGCGGCGGGCGCGGCGGGCAGCATGGTGGTCTGGCAGCGTGGCTCGACGGGAATGGGCATCGATGTGTTCGGCCGTCGGCTGGAGGGCGGCACGCCGCTGAACCTCGGCGCCAGCGCCAACACGCAGTCGGAGCCCGCCGTCGCCGCGGGCCCCGATGGCTACTTCGTCGCATGGGAGGACACGCGCAGCTACCAGTGGGAGTTCAAGGACATCTACGGCGCGCGGCTCGGGCCCACGGGAGAGATTCTGGACGCGTCGGGCGTGCTCATCGCCCGGTTGGTGTCGCCGACGAACGAGCTGACTCCGGCGGTGGCCTGGAACGGCAAGGACTGGCTGGTGGCCTGGCTGGAGCGCGGCGCGGGAACGAATCCCTCCAGCCTGCGCGCGCGCCGCGTCTCCGTGGCGGGGCAGTGGGTGGACTCGGTGCCGCTCACGCTGGGGCCCACGTGGAGCAGGCCGGTGACGGCCAGCGGCGCGCGCGGTGCGGTGGTGGCGTGGCAGGAGAACGGGGTGAAGGGCGTGCGCGCGACGCTGGTGCACGACGACGGCGGCGTGACGGTGTTGAACGGACTGCCTCCGGACAGCGGCACCTTGGAGCCGTCGGTGGTGGGCAGCGGCTCGCAGTACCTGGTCGCGTGGGAGGAGGACGGCGGTGTCCGGGCGCAGCGCTTCAGCTCGCTCGGCGTGGCGCAGGGGAGCCGCATCGACGTCGCGCCGGGGCGCAGGCCGTCGGTCGCGTCGGACGGGACGGACTTCCTGGTGACCTATGCGCGGGATGGCGGCTCCGGCTCGCATGACTTCCTCGCGCAGAAGGTCACCGCCGCGGGGCAGGTCGCCACCCCGCCCGTGGTGCTCGGCAACTCGCGCGCGTATCTGCCTCCGCGTCCCTACGCCACGTGGAGCGGCACGACGTACCTGACGGCGTGGATGGGCGTCGACTCCTCCAGCCGCCCCAGCGTCCAGGCGAGCCGCATCGCCCGGAGCGGCCTGCCGGTCGACACCGCGTCCTTCTCGCTCTTCGAGGGGCGACCCGAGGCGGAGACGGACGAGGAGGACTTCACCGGCCTGGGGCTCGCGTCGAGGGGCGATGGAACGGTGCTCGCGGTGACGACGCGCATGGACCACACGCCCTTCATCCAGGCGCAGCGGGTGAAGGCGAGGCGCGCGGACCTCCGCGATGTCCCGCGTGCGATGGCCGCGAGCGTGACGACGGCCGAGGACACCGCGGTGACGCTCACCCTCACCTCGGCGGACCCCACGGCGGAGGTGACGACGTATGCCATCTCGACGCCGCCTCCGGTGGACCAGGGCACGGTCCAGCTCACGGGGAACGTGGCCCGCTTCACCCCCGCGCCGGACTACTACGGGACGACGTCGTTCCACTTCGTCGCGCGCAACTCCTTGGGAGACTCGGCGCCGGCGAAGGTGACCGTCCAGGTGACGGCGGTGAACGACCCGCCGGTCCTCGTGGTGCCGAGCACGCTGACCTTCGACGAGGACGCCACGTCCACGAACACGAAGCACGTCCTGACGGGACTGGTCGCGGGCCCCGCGAACGAGTCCGGCCAGAGCCTCACGCTGACCGCGACCTCGGACAAGCCCTCGGTGGTGGCCAGTGTCTCGCGCACCGCCATCTCCTCGGGCAGGTCCACGCTCACCTTCGTGCTCGCGCCCAACGGGCATGGCACGGCGAACGTCACGGTGACGTTGAGCGACAACGGCAGTCCGCTCCTGTCTCGCACGCAGGTCATCGCGGTGACGGTGCGCCCGGTGAATGACGCGCCCGTCGCCACGGGGCAGAGTGTCCTCGTGGGCAGCGGCGGCCGTTCGTTCAAGCTGCTCGGCGGAGACGTGGACGGTGACGTGCTCCAGTACCGGGTGCTCACGCAGCCCGCCCACGGCACCTTGAGCGGAACCGCGCCGGACCTCACCTTCACGCCGGAGGCGGGCTTCACCGGAAGCACGTCGTTCACCTTCGACGTGTTCGACGGAAAGGTCGCGTCGGCCGCGGCGACGGTGCAGCTCAACATCACGAGCGCCTCGCCCGTGGTGACGTGGACGGGCGTGACGGAGGGCGACGAGGGCAGCGCGGTGCCGTTCAGCGCCTCGGCGACGAGCACCTACGGCGGGCCGTTCACCCTGACGTGGGCCTTCGGCGATGGCACCACGGGCACGGGCGCGCAGACGTCACACGTCTTCGCGGATGACGGGGACTACACCGTGTCGCTGTCCGTCGCGGACGGCGTGGGGCTGACGACCACGCAGCAGAAGAGCTATCGCATCCGCAACCTGCCGCCCGTGGCCGCGCCTGTGTCCAAGCAGTCCGTGTCGCAGGGGCAGGTGGTGGAGCTGTCGCTCTCCGCGCAGGACCCGGGTGGGGCGCGAGACCCGCTGAGCTGGATGTTGCTCTCGGGGCCGGGGACGCTGAGCACCGCGGGCCGCTATCGCGTGGAGACCGTGGCGTTGGCGGTGGGGAGCCATGAAGTCCGCGCGCTCGTCTCCGACGACGAGGGCGGCACGGCGATGGTGTCGTTCACCGTCGAGGTCCTCCAGGCCCAGGCGAAGCTCCAGGCCGGGTCGGATGCGAGCCCCGGTGGAGGCTGCACCGCCTCGGGCGGGGTCGTCGCTCCGTGGCTGGTGCTCGCGGCGCTGGGCTGGGCGCGGCGCCGTCAGGCGCGAAGCGTCCGCTGA
- a CDS encoding Ig-like domain-containing protein encodes MLKRNLLPALMTAVLVTFGTGCGDECVDQFDCRTENGDPDDNKEWVCSSGTCEQRPINQPPVPDSGTDAGTDAGTDAGTDAGTDAGTDAGTDAGTDAGVTCSPACATGELCDVSSGRAGVCRTCLDSVVGTGQDEGCAAATPMCDISAGGGKGLCKACTDTATGNGQDTGCSAQSPVCDTSANNGAGACKACTDSASGSGQDTGCSAQAPVCDTSAGNGQGVCKTCFDTASGNGQDTGCSADAPLCDATANNGAGACKACMVTQTSPDLGCSSPTNICDPAANNGVGACKVCNGTQGCAPSQTCSADGNSCEGCTDNASCSTTPETPVCRLDPAPAACVECTTDDTSHCDANQPACNSGNFCGCTTDAQCAAVNGSNLDFCDPQADNNRGQCAVCVTDAQCASANANTPFCNNKTECVACFTNSHCGLAQVCNTTTHACEAANGPTPAQTSAQIQAMLDAAVGAIDLPVTGAFVTAVKPAFPTQAATEAVGFFIQAEPNGPAVFVKDATLAGQVAVGDRVSLTAAAKEMPASGSNKMVSSISGFTVLSQGHPVRNLATATPAGLAVDHSASSDLVTALNTYENELITLKGGTILNNGTGQGTGFTGFQVKTQGMQTGSTTFLLRMPISLNQVLEVGTNCTFDFTGAMWRFNANAQPSVFSASDLVLGCAAPKLTRVDTGSLTSVVLTFSRNINVASITNLASQFTFTNGLTATEVQVVGKQVTLTTSTQTAGTSYSVTVASSVKDMAGGSVIAPDNTQTFLGHRPPAVLRINEVQPNITGSRDLVELLVVGAGSTKGILFQQDFLSPTTLAELPDVSVAVGDIIVLHLNPADTNYQSETTAKDQFPKSSVAVNYDTAWDFRGTGTTAIAYSSRVLVVKEPLGRIQDAVPFAHATNAPPGDYYNNLQAAQANGVWQPASCGGAPCSATSTPKGVEVSADWTNVATTADGNSVRRVSATDTDMRADWAVGAQSWGLPNP; translated from the coding sequence ATGCTGAAGCGGAATCTGCTTCCAGCGCTCATGACGGCCGTGCTCGTCACGTTCGGCACGGGCTGTGGAGATGAGTGCGTCGACCAGTTTGACTGTCGCACCGAGAATGGAGACCCGGACGACAACAAGGAGTGGGTCTGCAGCTCGGGAACGTGCGAGCAGCGGCCCATCAATCAGCCTCCCGTGCCGGACTCCGGCACCGACGCTGGCACGGATGCCGGGACGGACGCGGGCACGGATGCGGGTACCGACGCCGGCACGGACGCGGGAACGGATGCGGGCACCGACGCGGGCGTGACGTGTTCTCCGGCGTGCGCCACGGGCGAGCTGTGTGATGTCAGCTCCGGCCGCGCGGGCGTGTGCCGCACCTGCCTCGACTCCGTCGTGGGCACGGGCCAGGACGAGGGCTGCGCCGCGGCGACGCCGATGTGCGACATCAGCGCGGGCGGCGGCAAGGGCCTGTGCAAGGCGTGCACGGACACCGCCACGGGCAATGGCCAGGACACGGGCTGCTCCGCGCAGTCGCCTGTCTGCGACACCTCCGCGAACAACGGCGCGGGCGCGTGCAAGGCCTGCACGGACTCCGCGTCCGGCAGCGGCCAGGACACGGGCTGCTCCGCGCAGGCGCCCGTCTGTGACACCTCCGCCGGCAACGGCCAGGGTGTCTGCAAGACGTGCTTCGACACCGCCTCCGGCAATGGCCAGGACACGGGCTGCTCGGCCGATGCGCCCCTGTGCGACGCCACCGCGAACAACGGCGCGGGCGCGTGCAAGGCCTGCATGGTGACCCAGACGAGCCCGGACCTGGGCTGCTCTTCGCCCACCAACATCTGCGACCCCGCCGCGAACAATGGCGTGGGCGCGTGCAAGGTGTGCAACGGGACGCAGGGCTGCGCGCCGTCCCAGACGTGCAGCGCCGACGGCAACTCCTGCGAGGGCTGCACCGACAACGCCTCCTGCTCCACCACGCCCGAGACGCCGGTGTGCCGCCTGGACCCCGCTCCCGCGGCGTGCGTCGAGTGCACCACCGACGACACCAGCCACTGCGACGCGAACCAGCCGGCGTGCAACAGCGGCAACTTCTGCGGCTGCACGACCGACGCGCAGTGCGCGGCCGTGAACGGCAGCAACCTGGACTTCTGCGACCCCCAGGCGGACAACAACCGCGGCCAGTGCGCGGTCTGCGTGACGGATGCCCAGTGCGCGAGCGCCAACGCGAACACGCCGTTCTGCAACAACAAGACGGAGTGCGTGGCCTGCTTCACGAACAGCCACTGCGGCCTTGCCCAGGTGTGCAACACGACGACGCACGCGTGTGAGGCGGCCAACGGCCCCACGCCCGCGCAGACCTCCGCGCAGATCCAGGCCATGCTGGACGCGGCGGTGGGCGCCATCGACCTCCCGGTGACGGGCGCGTTCGTCACGGCCGTCAAGCCCGCCTTCCCGACGCAGGCTGCCACGGAGGCCGTCGGCTTCTTCATCCAGGCGGAGCCCAACGGTCCGGCGGTGTTCGTGAAGGACGCGACGCTCGCGGGCCAGGTCGCCGTGGGTGACCGGGTGAGCCTGACGGCCGCGGCCAAGGAGATGCCGGCCTCTGGCAGCAACAAGATGGTCTCCTCCATCAGCGGCTTCACGGTCCTGAGCCAGGGCCACCCCGTGCGCAACCTGGCGACGGCCACCCCCGCGGGCCTCGCGGTGGACCACAGCGCGTCGAGCGACCTGGTGACCGCGCTGAACACCTACGAGAACGAGCTCATCACCCTCAAGGGCGGCACCATCCTCAACAACGGAACGGGCCAGGGCACCGGCTTCACGGGCTTCCAGGTGAAGACCCAGGGCATGCAGACGGGCTCCACCACCTTCCTGCTCCGGATGCCCATCTCCCTCAACCAGGTGCTGGAGGTCGGGACGAACTGCACGTTCGACTTCACCGGCGCGATGTGGCGCTTCAACGCCAACGCCCAGCCGTCCGTGTTCTCCGCTTCCGACCTGGTGCTGGGTTGCGCGGCGCCCAAGCTCACCCGCGTGGACACCGGCTCGCTCACCTCGGTGGTGCTGACGTTCAGCCGCAACATCAACGTGGCGAGCATCACGAACCTCGCCAGCCAGTTCACCTTCACGAACGGGCTGACGGCCACGGAGGTCCAGGTGGTGGGCAAGCAGGTCACCCTGACCACGTCCACCCAGACGGCCGGCACCTCGTACAGCGTCACCGTCGCCAGCTCGGTGAAGGACATGGCCGGCGGCTCCGTCATCGCCCCCGACAACACGCAGACGTTCCTGGGCCACCGTCCCCCCGCCGTCCTGCGCATCAACGAGGTCCAGCCCAACATCACCGGCAGCCGGGACCTGGTCGAGCTCCTGGTCGTGGGCGCGGGCTCCACGAAGGGCATCCTGTTCCAGCAGGACTTCCTCTCCCCCACCACGCTCGCGGAGCTCCCCGACGTCTCGGTGGCGGTGGGTGACATCATCGTCCTCCACCTGAACCCGGCCGATACGAACTACCAGAGCGAGACCACCGCGAAGGACCAGTTCCCCAAGAGCAGCGTCGCCGTCAATTACGACACGGCCTGGGATTTCCGCGGGACTGGAACCACGGCCATCGCGTACTCCAGCCGCGTCCTCGTGGTGAAGGAGCCCCTGGGCCGGATTCAGGACGCGGTGCCGTTCGCCCACGCGACCAACGCGCCTCCGGGCGACTACTACAACAACCTCCAGGCCGCTCAGGCCAATGGCGTGTGGCAGCCCGCGAGCTGCGGTGGCGCGCCCTGCTCGGCGACCTCCACGCCGAAGGGCGTCGAGGTCTCCGCGGATTGGACCAACGTCGCCACGACGGCGGATGGCAACAGCGTCCGCCGCGTCAGCGCGACGGACACGGACATGCGCGCGGACTGGGCCGTCGGCGCGCAGAGCTGGGGTCTTCCCAACCCATAG
- a CDS encoding SDR family NAD(P)-dependent oxidoreductase: protein MQPRTQSPVAVVTGASRGIGAAIATDLARQGFEVALLSRDAERLTRLQSQLTEAGGRAWALPCDISNPKDLAATLEKLEAKLGVPRVLVNNAGAGGPFHRADEVSTEEWDWLFGLNVEAVRDLCRWALPRMKAQGYGRIVNISSIMGLFGGAQSSTYAATKHALVGYSKAIAAEWGAYGITCNALCPGYIETDMLANADPKVRARLLERIPTQRFGKPEEVAAMVSFLVGPRSGYVNGSALVMDGGLSAHLASDVPSF, encoded by the coding sequence ATGCAGCCCCGCACCCAGTCCCCCGTCGCCGTCGTCACGGGCGCCAGCCGAGGCATCGGCGCCGCCATCGCCACCGACCTGGCCCGCCAAGGGTTCGAGGTGGCGCTGCTCTCCCGCGACGCGGAACGGCTCACCCGCCTCCAGTCCCAGCTGACCGAGGCCGGCGGACGCGCCTGGGCCCTGCCCTGCGACATCTCCAACCCGAAGGACCTGGCGGCGACGCTCGAGAAGCTCGAGGCGAAGCTCGGCGTGCCCCGCGTCCTCGTCAACAACGCGGGCGCGGGCGGCCCGTTCCATCGCGCGGACGAGGTCAGCACCGAGGAGTGGGACTGGCTCTTCGGCCTCAACGTGGAGGCCGTGCGCGACCTGTGCCGCTGGGCGCTGCCGCGCATGAAGGCCCAGGGGTATGGGCGCATCGTGAACATCTCCTCCATCATGGGCCTCTTCGGCGGCGCGCAGTCCTCCACCTACGCGGCCACGAAGCACGCGCTCGTGGGCTACTCCAAGGCCATCGCCGCGGAGTGGGGGGCCTACGGCATCACCTGCAACGCCCTCTGCCCCGGCTACATCGAGACGGACATGCTCGCGAACGCCGACCCGAAGGTGCGCGCGCGGTTGCTGGAGCGAATCCCCACCCAGCGCTTCGGCAAGCCGGAGGAGGTGGCCGCAATGGTGTCCTTCCTCGTCGGACCTCGGAGCGGTTACGTCAACGGCAGCGCCCTGGTGATGGACGGTGGGCTGTCCGCACACCTCGCGTCGGATGTCCCCTCGTTCTGA